The following proteins come from a genomic window of Miscanthus floridulus cultivar M001 chromosome 2, ASM1932011v1, whole genome shotgun sequence:
- the LOC136539481 gene encoding protein COFACTOR ASSEMBLY OF COMPLEX C SUBUNIT B CCB2, chloroplastic-like isoform X1, with protein sequence MPLHARAPALHRSSHLLPTATARLRPCAAPAAKPRRRTLSSLVRASNSDPPQQQQQVNLSVLRFTLGIPGLDESYLPRWIGLGFGALVVLNHLLSPSPTPAQLRSEVLGLCLAAFSATLPFLGRFLEGADAASRVPLPEGSSQVFVMSENLSAVQKEDMAWASYVLLRNTNTKSVVIAIGDLFCVRGYWNPPANTSKYAMIEWFKSRMQQVGLVDLKDALYFPNSSDSQLVKILPDGILSVLAQPILSPDPANNETKTEGVILLASNANYAYSKKDRARTRTVANKFQRA encoded by the exons ATGCCTCTCCACGCCCGCGCACCGGCGCTCCACCGCTCCTCCCACCTTCTCCCCACCGCCACCGCTCGGCTCCGCCCGTGCGCAGCGCCAGCGGCCAAACCCCGCCGCCGCACCCTCTCCTCCCTCGTCCGTGCCTCCAACTCCGACcctccgcagcagcagcagcaggtcaaCCTCTCCGTCCTACGCTTCACCCTCG GGATCCCGGGGCTGGACGAGTCGTACCTCCCGCGGTGGATAGGCCTCGGTTTCGGCGCGCTCGTGGTCCTCAACCACCTCCTCTCCCCGTCCCCCACGCCCGCGCAGCTC AGGTCCGAGGTTCTGGGGCTGTGCCTGGCCGCGTTCTCGGCGACGCTGCCGTTCCTCGGGAGGTTCCTAGAG GGCGCTGATGCTGCCAGCCGAGTGCCGTTGCCCGAGGGGAGCAGCCAGGTGTTCGTCATGTCCGAGAACCTGTCAGCGGTGCAGAAGGAGGACATGGCATGGGCGTCCTACGTCCTGCTGCGGAACACAAACACCAAGTCTGTG GTCATAGCAATTGGGGATCTCTTCTGCGTACGAGGATACTGGAATCCACCTGCAAATACTTCAAAATATGCCATGATTGAGTGGTTCAAAAGTCGGATGCAACAAGTAGGACTTGTTGATTTGAAGGATGCTTTGTACTTCCCTAATTCGTCAG ATTCTCAGCTTGTAAAGATTCTGCCAGATGGGATTCTTTCTGTGTTAGCTCAACCAATTCTGAGTCCTGATCCAGCTAATAATGAAACAAAAACTGAAGGTGTCATCCTGTTGGCCTCCAATGCAAATTATGCATATAGCAAGAAAGATAGGGCCCGGACAAGAACAGTTGCAAACAAATTTCAACGTGCTTAA
- the LOC136539481 gene encoding protein COFACTOR ASSEMBLY OF COMPLEX C SUBUNIT B CCB2, chloroplastic-like isoform X2 codes for MPLHARAPALHRSSHLLPTATARLRPCAAPAAKPRRRTLSSLVRASNSDPPQQQQQVNLSVLRFTLGIPGLDESYLPRWIGLGFGALVVLNHLLSPSPTPAQLRSEVLGLCLAAFSATLPFLGRFLEGADAASRVPLPEGSSQVFVMSENLSAVQKEDMAWASYVLLRNTNTKSVVIAIGDLFCVRGYWNPPANTSKYAMIEWFKSRMQQVGLVDLKDALYFPNSSEWSSATITIYI; via the exons ATGCCTCTCCACGCCCGCGCACCGGCGCTCCACCGCTCCTCCCACCTTCTCCCCACCGCCACCGCTCGGCTCCGCCCGTGCGCAGCGCCAGCGGCCAAACCCCGCCGCCGCACCCTCTCCTCCCTCGTCCGTGCCTCCAACTCCGACcctccgcagcagcagcagcaggtcaaCCTCTCCGTCCTACGCTTCACCCTCG GGATCCCGGGGCTGGACGAGTCGTACCTCCCGCGGTGGATAGGCCTCGGTTTCGGCGCGCTCGTGGTCCTCAACCACCTCCTCTCCCCGTCCCCCACGCCCGCGCAGCTC AGGTCCGAGGTTCTGGGGCTGTGCCTGGCCGCGTTCTCGGCGACGCTGCCGTTCCTCGGGAGGTTCCTAGAG GGCGCTGATGCTGCCAGCCGAGTGCCGTTGCCCGAGGGGAGCAGCCAGGTGTTCGTCATGTCCGAGAACCTGTCAGCGGTGCAGAAGGAGGACATGGCATGGGCGTCCTACGTCCTGCTGCGGAACACAAACACCAAGTCTGTG GTCATAGCAATTGGGGATCTCTTCTGCGTACGAGGATACTGGAATCCACCTGCAAATACTTCAAAATATGCCATGATTGAGTGGTTCAAAAGTCGGATGCAACAAGTAGGACTTGTTGATTTGAAGGATGCTTTGTACTTCCCTAATTCGTCAG AATGGAGCTCTGCAACCATAACCATTTATATCTGA
- the LOC136528533 gene encoding F-box protein PP2-A13-like: MGAWVSVLLGMDGAEAEAAAAAAGAGPAAVGLGDLPELCAAQVLLRLDPPEICRLARLNHAFRGAAGADFVWEAKLPENYSYLMEFVGSGDEGRRRRRRAGKKEIYARLARPVPFGDGQKEFWLDKSKGMICMALSSKALVITGIDDRRYWQHMPTSESSFQSVAYLQQIWWFEVVGEVDFCFPVGTYSVYFRVHLGKFYKRFGRRHFSSEHVHGWDKKPVRFQLSTSDGQQALSQCYLEEPGSWVLYHAGDFVASKPDQPMKLNFSMAQIDCTHTKGGLCIDSVLFYPKGKGFQQERVVRSQK, from the exons ATGGGGGCGTGGGTGTCGGTACTGCTCGGGATGGACGGAgccgaggcggaggcggcggcggcggctgccggtGCCGGGCCTGCTGCTGTGGGCCTGGGCGACCTGCCGGAGCTCTGCGCCGCGCAGGTGCTGCTCCGGCTCGACCCGCCGGAGATCTGCAGGCTCGCGCGGCTCAACCACGCGTTCCGCGGCGCGGCGGGGGCGGACTTCGTCTGGGAGGCCAAGCTGCCGGAGAACTACAGCTACCTGATGGAGTTCGTCGGGAGCGGCGACGAGggcaggcggaggcggcggcgggccgGCAAGAAAGAGATCTATGCCAGGCTCGCCAGGCCTGTGCCTTTCGGCGACGGCCAGAAG GAATTCTGGTTGGACAAGAGCAAAGGCATGATCTGTATGGCACTATCGTCCAAAGCACTGGTGATAACTGGGATTGATGATAGAAGATACTGGCAACACATGCCAACTTCGGAATCAAG TTTCCAGTCTGTAGCTTACCTTCAGCAAATCTGGTGGTTTGAGGTGGTTGGTGAAGTCGATTTCTGCTTCCCTGTTGGAACATATAGCGTGTACTTTAGGGTCCATCTTGGGAAGTTCTACAAACGATTTGGCCGCCGCCATTTCTCCTCAGAGCATGTGcatggttgggacaagaagcctgTGCGCTTCCAGCTATCGACCTCCGACGGGCAGCAGGCATTGTCTCAGTGCTACCTGGAGGAGCCCGGGAGCTGGGTCCTGTACCATGCTGGCGATTTTGTGGCCTCAAAGCCTGACCAGCCGATGAAGCTGAACTTCTCCATGGCGCAGATCGACTGCACGCACACAAAAGGCGGGCTGTGCATCGACTCGGTGCTCTTCTATCCGAAAGGGAAGGGGTTTCAGCAGGAGAGAGTGGTCAGGTCTCAGAAGTGA